From Pseudomonas fluorescens, one genomic window encodes:
- a CDS encoding putative 2-aminoethylphosphonate ABC transporter substrate-binding protein has product MFKPLALAAAVLTAFSFNAFAAKTELTVYTALEAEQLKTYKQAFEAANPDVEIKWVRDSTGIITAKLLAEKARPQADAVWGLAASSLAILDQQGMLQSYAPKDLGKIGANYRDAANPPAWVGMDVWAATICFNTVEAEKQGLSKPVSWQDLTKPEYKGKIVMPNPASSGTGFLDVSAWLQTFGEKQGWQYMDDLHQNIGQYVHSGSKPCKLAAAGEFPIGISFEYPAVQLKRQGAPLDIILPKEGLGWEIEATAVIKGTAHEEAAKKLADFSASPAAMELYKENFAVLAQPGIAKPQTELPADYEQRLIKNDFAWASKNRDEILSEWRKRYDGKSEKVAAK; this is encoded by the coding sequence ATGTTCAAGCCCCTGGCTCTAGCCGCTGCTGTCCTCACCGCTTTCAGCTTCAATGCGTTCGCTGCGAAAACCGAGCTGACTGTCTACACCGCGCTGGAAGCCGAGCAACTGAAGACCTACAAGCAGGCTTTCGAAGCGGCCAACCCGGACGTCGAGATCAAGTGGGTGCGTGACTCCACTGGGATCATCACCGCCAAGTTGCTCGCTGAAAAAGCCCGACCACAGGCGGATGCGGTCTGGGGTCTGGCAGCGTCCAGCCTGGCGATCCTCGATCAGCAAGGCATGCTGCAAAGCTACGCGCCCAAGGACCTGGGCAAGATCGGCGCGAACTACCGCGACGCCGCCAACCCGCCAGCCTGGGTCGGCATGGACGTCTGGGCTGCGACTATCTGCTTCAACACCGTCGAAGCCGAGAAGCAGGGCCTGAGCAAACCGGTGAGCTGGCAGGACCTGACCAAACCCGAGTACAAGGGCAAGATCGTCATGCCGAACCCGGCGTCGTCCGGTACCGGTTTCCTCGACGTCAGCGCCTGGCTGCAGACCTTCGGCGAGAAGCAGGGCTGGCAGTATATGGATGACCTGCATCAGAACATCGGCCAGTACGTTCACTCCGGCTCCAAACCGTGCAAGCTGGCGGCTGCCGGCGAATTCCCGATCGGCATTTCCTTCGAATACCCGGCCGTGCAACTCAAGCGCCAAGGCGCGCCGCTGGACATCATCCTGCCGAAAGAAGGCCTGGGTTGGGAGATCGAAGCCACCGCCGTGATCAAGGGTACCGCTCATGAAGAGGCGGCGAAGAAACTGGCCGACTTCTCCGCCAGCCCCGCGGCGATGGAGCTTTACAAAGAGAACTTCGCGGTGCTTGCCCAACCGGGGATTGCCAAGCCGCAGACCGAACTGCCGGCTGACTACGAGCAGCGCCTGATCAAGAACGACTTCGCCTGGGCCTCGAAGAATCGCGACGAGATCCTCAGCGAATGGCGCAAGCGTTATGACGGCAAGTCCGAGAAAGTGGCTGCCAAGTAA
- a CDS encoding putative 2-aminoethylphosphonate ABC transporter permease subunit, producing MSAPVALPLAHKQTRQSSRAEIGDRLFVVGGKLLLLCLLGVAVLMPLLAIFWRGFSNDAGQGGGWVAARELLSSANFHWLLGNSLKVAFSVAAIVVPLAYLFAYALQRTLIPGKAVWRGLSLLPLMAPSMLPGIALVYLFGNQGLLRGLFSDNIYGFWGIVLGEVIYTFPHALMILLSALSLADARLFDAASSMGASPAKAFRSITWPATRQAVFAAFCLVFTLTITDFGVPVVVGGDYQVLALEAYKAVVGQQQFGRGALIGMVLLLPALFSFAVDAWLRRRHGDSMSGRAQVFQPTPSRLRDSCYLAVVLLICAVLLLVFGMAVYSSLVKFWPYNLSLSLKHYQFGDTAGGGWLAYGNSVKMALCTALIGSVVIFTGAYLMEKTKGQRGLNLALRMLSFVPMAVPGLVLGLGYVFFFNLNGNPLHVLYGTMTLLVVCTIAHYLTTAQMTATTALRQLDAEFEAAALSLKAPLYRHYWRVTLPICLPALLDIVRYLFVSAMTTVSAAIFLYSPDTILAAVAVLNMDDAGNVGGAAAMSTLILITSVGVSLLLACASRGLLRRSQAWRLTAPGH from the coding sequence ATGAGCGCGCCCGTTGCCCTGCCGCTGGCGCACAAGCAGACTCGCCAGAGCTCCCGTGCTGAAATCGGTGATCGTTTGTTCGTGGTCGGCGGCAAGCTGCTGCTCCTGTGTTTGCTCGGCGTTGCGGTGTTGATGCCGCTGCTGGCGATCTTCTGGCGTGGTTTCAGTAACGATGCAGGGCAGGGCGGTGGCTGGGTCGCGGCCCGGGAACTGCTGAGCAGTGCCAACTTTCACTGGTTGCTCGGTAACAGTCTGAAGGTCGCGTTCAGCGTCGCCGCCATCGTCGTACCGCTGGCCTACCTGTTTGCCTACGCCTTGCAACGCACGCTGATTCCCGGCAAGGCGGTCTGGCGTGGCCTGTCGTTGCTGCCATTGATGGCGCCGTCGATGCTGCCCGGGATCGCGCTGGTCTACCTGTTCGGCAACCAGGGTCTGTTGCGCGGGCTGTTCTCGGACAACATCTATGGCTTCTGGGGTATTGTCCTCGGCGAGGTCATCTACACCTTTCCCCATGCCTTGATGATCCTGCTCTCGGCGCTGTCCCTGGCCGATGCACGGCTGTTCGATGCCGCCTCGAGCATGGGCGCCAGTCCGGCCAAGGCGTTTCGCAGTATCACCTGGCCGGCGACGCGTCAGGCGGTGTTCGCCGCGTTCTGCCTGGTGTTCACCCTGACCATCACTGATTTTGGTGTGCCGGTGGTGGTCGGTGGCGACTATCAGGTGCTGGCGCTGGAAGCCTACAAGGCGGTGGTCGGCCAGCAGCAATTCGGCCGTGGTGCCTTGATCGGCATGGTGCTGTTGCTGCCGGCGCTGTTCAGCTTCGCCGTTGATGCCTGGTTGCGCCGTCGTCATGGTGATTCCATGAGCGGTCGGGCCCAGGTGTTCCAGCCGACACCCTCGCGCTTGCGGGATAGCTGCTACCTGGCGGTGGTGCTGTTGATCTGTGCGGTACTGCTGTTGGTGTTCGGCATGGCGGTGTATTCGTCGCTGGTCAAGTTCTGGCCCTACAACCTGTCGCTGTCGTTGAAGCACTACCAATTTGGCGACACCGCCGGCGGCGGCTGGCTGGCCTACGGCAACAGCGTGAAGATGGCCTTGTGCACGGCGTTGATTGGTAGCGTGGTGATTTTCACCGGTGCCTACCTGATGGAAAAAACCAAGGGCCAACGCGGCTTGAACCTGGCCTTGCGTATGCTCAGTTTCGTGCCGATGGCAGTGCCGGGTCTGGTGCTGGGCCTGGGCTACGTCTTTTTCTTCAACCTCAACGGCAACCCGCTGCATGTGCTCTACGGGACCATGACCCTGTTGGTGGTGTGCACCATTGCCCACTACTTGACCACCGCACAGATGACCGCGACCACCGCTCTGCGTCAGCTCGATGCGGAATTCGAAGCCGCCGCGCTGTCGCTCAAGGCCCCGCTGTATCGCCACTACTGGCGCGTCACGCTGCCGATTTGCCTGCCGGCGCTGCTGGACATCGTGCGCTACCTGTTCGTCTCGGCGATGACCACCGTTTCCGCAGCGATCTTCCTCTACAGCCCCGACACTATCCTCGCGGCGGTAGCGGTGCTGAACATGGACGACGCCGGCAACGTCGGCGGAGCTGCCGCCATGTCGACTTTGATCCTGATCACTTCGGTGGGCGTGTCCCTGCTCCTGGCCTGTGCTTCGCGCGGTTTGCTGCGCCGCTCCCAGGCCTGGCGGCTGACCGCGCCCGGCCACTGA